In one window of Brachyhypopomus gauderio isolate BG-103 chromosome 16, BGAUD_0.2, whole genome shotgun sequence DNA:
- the slc6a4a gene encoding solute carrier family 6 member 4a encodes MEMKQPMMNNREDQDQDQDKAEEPRENGRLVASSSTDKGQKGSSGPGQVSNGYPSTSPQSPREGVGAGADRAAVPTGFRMLMVQQTSLDPPRETWSKKMDFLLSVIGYAVDLGNVWRFPYICYQNGGGAFLLPYLLMAVFGGVPLFYMELALGQFYRNGCISIWKHVCPIFKGIGFAICIIALYIAFYYNTIMAWALYYLLSSFHYPLPWTMCNNAWNTANCTRYLSTDLNVSWTNASISPAEEFYTRQVLQVHLSPGLHQLGAVSWQLALCLLFIFTIVYFSIWKGVKTSGKVVWVTATFPYLVLLILLVRGATLPGAWRGVVFYLQPDWEKLLSTTVWIDAAAQIFFSLGPGFGVLLAFASYNPFHNNCYKDALVTSSVNCLTSFMSGFVIFTVLGYMAEMRQQGVETVAKDAGPSLLFIIYAEAIANMPAATFFAIIFFLMIIMLGLDSTFAGLEGVITAMLDEFPHLLARRREWFVLGLVCVCYLGALSTLTYGGAFVVKLFEEYATGPAVITVVFLEVIAVSWFYGTTRFCNDVQLMLGFSPGLFWRVCWVAICPCFLLFIIGSFLAFPPEVRLFDYLYPFWTTVLGYCIGVSSFICVPSYMVYHLLTTKGTFKQRLLKSITPEPAASSGPHRDVIITNAV; translated from the exons ATGGAGATGAAACAGCCTATGATGAACAATCGAGAagaccaggaccaggaccaggacaAAGCCGAGGAGCCACGGGAGAACGGTCGGCTGGTTGCCAGCAGCAGCACAGACAAGGGGCAGAAAGGGAGCTCGGGGCCTGGGCAAGTTTCCAATGGCTACCCGAGCACGTCCCCTCAGAGCCCCAGGGAAGGCGTGGGAGCAGGAGCAGACAGGGCCGCAGTCCCCACGGGTTTTAGGATGCTGATGGTCCAGCAGACCAGTCTGGATCCGCCCAGGGAGACCTGGAGCAAGAAGATGGATTTCCTCCTCTCGGTCATCGGGTACGCAGTGGACCTGGGCAACGTGTGGCGTTTCCCATACATCTGCTACCAGAACGGAGGAG GGGCATTCCTGCTACCCTACCTGCTAATGGCTGTGTTCGGGGGGGTGCCCCTATTCTACATGGAGCTGGCACTCGGCCAGTTCTACCGCAACGGCTGCATCTCCATCTGGAAGCATGTGTGCCCCATCTTCAAAG GCATCGGCTTCGCCATTTGCATCATCGCACTGTACATCGCCTTCTACTACAACACCATCATGGCCTGGGCCCTCTACTACCTTCTGTCCTCCTTCCACTACCCGCTGCCATGGACTATGTGCAACAATGCCTGGAACACAGCCAACTGCACTCGCTACCTGTCCACGGACCTCAACGTCTCCTGGACCAATGCGTCCATCTCCCCTGCCGAGGAGTTCTATAC acgaCAGGTGCTGCAGGTACACCTGTCCCCAGGTCTTCACCAGCTGGGTGCAGTGAGCTGGCAGCTGGCCCTTTGTCTGCTCTTCATCTTCACCATCGTCTACTTCAGTATTTGGAAGGGCGTTAAGACCTCTGGCAAG GTAGTGTGGGTGACAGCCACCTTCCCATACCTGGTGCTGCTGATTCTACTGGTGCGTGGGGCCACCCTGCCTGGAGcgtggaggggtgtggtcttCTACCTCCAGCCTGACTGGGAGAAGCTTCTAAGCACCACG GTTTGGATCGATGCAGCAGCCCAGATCTTCTTCTCACTTGGCCCAGGCTTTGGTGTTCTTCTGGCCTTCGCCAGCTACAACCCATTTCATAACAACTGCTATAA AGACGCACTGGTGACGAGCTCGGTGAACTGTCTCACCAGCTTCATGTCGGGCTTCGTGATCTTCACCGTGCTGGGCTACATGGCCGAGATGCGGCAGCAGGGGGTGGAGACGGTGGCGAAGGACGCCG GCCCCAGTTTGCTGTTCATCATCTACGCCGAGGCCATCGCCAACATGCCCGCTGCCACGTTTTTCGCTATTATCTTCTTCCTCATGATCATCATGCTAGGACTGGATAGCACG TTTGCCGGACTGGAAGGAGTCATCACTGCCATGTTGGACGAGTTCCCCCACCTGTTGGCCCGGAGAAGGGAGTGGTTTGTTCTgggtctggtgtgtgtctgcTACCTGGGAGCTCTGTCCACACTTACCTAC GGCGGGGCGTTTGTGGTGAAGCTGTTTGAGGAGTACGCTACAGGCCCGGCCGTCATCACCGTCGTCTTCCTGGAAGTCATCGCTGTCTCCTGGTTTTATG GCACAACACGTTTCTGCAATGATGTGCAACTGATGCTTGGCTTCTCCCCCGGTCTGTTCTGGAGGGTGTGCTGGGTCGCCATCTGCCCCTGCTTCCTATTG TTCATCATAGGCAGTTTCCTGGCTTTCCCTCCTGAAGTGAGACTGTTTGACTACCTGTATCCGTTCTGGACCACTGTGCTGGGGTACTGCATCGGAGTGTCCTCCTTCATCTGTGTGCCTTCCTACATGGTCTACCACCTCCTCACCACCAAAGGGACTTTTAAACAG CGTCTGTTGAAGAGCATCACCCCTGAGCCGGCGGCCAGTTCAGGGCCACACAGGGACGTCATCATCACGAACGCTGTGTGA